The Pseudomonas parafulva genome window below encodes:
- a CDS encoding cupin domain-containing protein has translation MSDFITVLRETCPTPVVNATKWKRIGGDPHTVNLNAYLSADGSKIMGTWICTPGKFEVNYDKWEFCHFLEGYCIITPEGEEPKHLKGGDVFVIEPGMKGTWEVVETVRKYFVFA, from the coding sequence ATGTCCGACTTCATCACTGTCCTGCGCGAAACCTGCCCGACGCCTGTCGTCAACGCGACCAAGTGGAAACGCATCGGCGGCGATCCGCACACCGTCAACCTCAACGCCTACCTGTCGGCCGACGGCAGCAAGATCATGGGCACCTGGATCTGCACGCCCGGCAAGTTCGAGGTGAACTACGACAAGTGGGAGTTCTGCCACTTCCTCGAAGGCTATTGCATCATCACCCCGGAGGGCGAAGAGCCCAAGCACCTGAAGGGCGGTGACGTGTTCGTCATCGAGCCCGGCATGAAGGGCACCTGGGAAGTGGTGGAGACCGTGCGCAAGTACTTCGTGTTCGCCTGA
- the mmsB gene encoding 3-hydroxyisobutyrate dehydrogenase — protein sequence MRIAFIGLGNMGAPMARNLIKAGHTLNLFDLNKTVLAELAELGGQVSTSPKDAAASSELVITMLPAAAHVRSVYLSEDDGVLAGIKPGTPTLDCSTIDPQTARDVSKAAAAKGIDMGDAPVSGGTGGAAAGTLTFMVGASPELFATLKPVLEQMGRNIVHCGAVGTGQIAKICNNLLLGISMIGVSEAMALGNALGIDTQVLAGIINSSTGRCWSSDTYNPWPGVIDTAPAARGYTGGFGAELMLKDLGLATEAARQAHQPVILGAVAQQLYQAMSLRGEGGKDFSAIVEGYRKKDG from the coding sequence ATGCGTATCGCATTCATCGGTCTGGGCAACATGGGCGCCCCCATGGCCCGCAACCTGATCAAGGCCGGGCACACACTGAACCTGTTCGACCTCAACAAAACCGTGCTGGCCGAGCTTGCCGAACTGGGCGGGCAAGTCAGCACCTCGCCGAAGGACGCCGCTGCCAGCAGCGAGTTGGTGATCACCATGCTGCCGGCCGCTGCCCACGTGCGCTCGGTGTACCTGAGCGAGGACGACGGTGTGCTCGCCGGCATCAAGCCCGGCACACCGACGTTGGACTGCAGCACCATCGATCCGCAGACCGCCCGCGACGTGTCCAAGGCCGCGGCGGCCAAGGGCATCGACATGGGCGACGCGCCGGTGTCGGGCGGCACCGGTGGTGCCGCGGCGGGGACCTTGACCTTCATGGTCGGCGCCAGCCCCGAGCTGTTCGCCACGCTCAAGCCGGTGCTCGAACAGATGGGCCGCAACATCGTGCACTGCGGTGCAGTGGGCACTGGGCAGATCGCCAAGATCTGCAACAACCTGCTGCTGGGCATCTCCATGATCGGCGTGTCCGAAGCCATGGCCCTGGGCAATGCGCTGGGCATCGACACCCAGGTGCTGGCCGGGATCATCAACAGCTCCACCGGCCGTTGCTGGAGCTCCGATACCTACAACCCTTGGCCCGGTGTGATCGACACCGCGCCGGCTGCACGCGGCTACACCGGTGGCTTTGGTGCCGAACTGATGCTCAAGGACCTGGGCCTGGCCACCGAGGCCGCGCGCCAGGCGCACCAGCCGGTGATTCTCGGTGCAGTCGCGCAGCAGTTGTACCAAGCCATGAGCTTGCGCGGCGAGGGCGGCAAGGACTTCTCGGCGATCGTCGAGGGCTATCGGAAGAAGGACGGCTGA